The sequence GTGTGTTTACGTTACTAGACATAGAGAAAGGTGGCCTGGTCTACCAGCTGTCTCGTAATTACTACAGTAGTAGACATGACTTTATGGACTTAAAAATAGCAGCTCCAGGGGCAAGGCCAAAAATAAAACGATTCCATATGGAATTTGTGCCTGAAGAACAAGACGTTAGGTTTATTATCAATCGTCTTGAGGACGTGATAGAGGGAGGGCAGAGAGCTATAGAGCGTAGCCATCTATATTTAGAAACTATGGACTACAGAGAGTTTGAGTATACACTCGTCAGGTTCCCCAAACATGGCGTACTTCAGATTGTGGACCCTCACTCAACTGCAGTTATGAAGTCAAACATATCACGGTTTACCAACGAAGATGTCAGGAATCTGAAGCTAGTTTATAAACATGACGACTCTGAAACAAATACAGATTCCTTTACATTTACTGCTTTACCTATAATAAAAAATCTAAACCAACTGCCAACGCAAGTCAACGAGATCTCTGATACTTTGGAGATCAACATCATGATGAGAAATGATAACCCGCCGGTCAGACTAGTGGACAAAGTGTTGGGTGTGGTCACTAACCAGGAGAAGGTCATAACCTTAGATGACCTTGCTTTTACTGACCCAGACATTGACTACGACACTGATCAGCTTATGTACACACGGCGGGGAATCGAAAATGGAGAAATTGTGTATACAACAAATAAGACCAAGACCTACCAATTCACTCAGAAGGACATCAAGGATGGCTTAATAACATTTCAGCACTCGGGTAAACCATATAGTCGGACAGTTATCTGGGTGAGTGATGGTCAGTATTACACCACAAGTCTGTTAGAGATCCAGGCGTCTCCTCCAGAGATTAGTCTGACCAGAAACACAGGCCTGCTCGTCCATAATGGTCAGGCCACTCCGATCACAAATCAGAATCTGAGTGTGGagaccaatgttaacatcgccCCAAACAACATCAGGTTTGTCATGTTAGAAGAGCCGTTAAATGGCCGGTTGACTGTTGCCAGACAGGAGGTCACAGAGTTCACCCTTGACGATTTAATAAGCGGTAGAGTGATTTACAACCACAGGGGCGGAGGTTCGAGCGAGGACATGTTTAAATTTGCGGCCGTTGCTGGAAATGTACAAGTTCAGGGCCAGTTTGCAATTCGTGTGTTCACTAAGACGAGACAGCATCCTCCGAGGATTGTACACAATGAGATCCTAGAGGTGATGGAGACTGGAATTGCTACTATTACACAATCCATCCTTCTTGCTAGTCACCCAGACAACCTCCCATCAATGATCACATTCGTCGTCAAGACAATGCCACAATATGGAGAACTTCTGGTAAATGGTCATTCGGGCAGGTCGTCATTTACACAAGCAGACGTCAACGAGGGACATGTCAAGTATAGTCACTCTAGAGCTGGACTAGAGCAGGACTCCTTTATGTTTGAGGTTACTAATGGAATGCAGACACTTCGCGGGTTAGAGTTCATCATACAGGCCATACCAACCACACTGCATCTTAACGTACAAAACCTGACGGTGCGGGAGGGAGGTAGGAAAGTGCTGACTCCCTCCATGCTGAGACTTCAGGGGCGTTATTACGATGGAAAGGATACGGTTTATGATATCATACAACAGCCCCGCCAAGGATGGGTAGAACATGTGAGAGCTCGAGGACAGTTACAACGCCTCACATCATTCTCCTCAGACGATCTTCAACAAGGGGCCATTTTCTTTGTTCATGACAATGGAGAGATGTCATCGGATCAGATGACAGTGAAGGCAAGGATAGAGGACGAAGGAAAAGAGAGCAATCCTGCCATAATGTTTGTCATTGTCGATACTATAAACGACCAGAGTCCACGTGTAGTGGTTAACACTGGGTTGGAGGTGTGGCGTCGCTCTATCACTGTAATAACCCCGGAAGTGCTGCAGGCGGAGGATGTTGACACGGAGCCTGAGTTTCTCACTTACAGTATAACACAGCCAACTAACGGCCGGGTAGCCCTGCTCAACAATACATACAGGCCGATCAGCAGATTTACCCAGGCCCAAATCAATGCTGGACAGGTTGTATTTGAACACAAAGGTAGGCCAATCATGACTTAGTTTGTCTTAACTTTGATGCTGACCAAAACAGATATTTAATCAGATATATGACCAGAACAGATATTTAATCAGATACACACAATTGTTATGAAAGTTCTTTTGTTTTGCACAAATACACAGTTAGACCAAACCAAATCTGTATGATAAAGAAGGGAATGAAATTTCTAGCTTTAGATTTCAATTAGTTCGCATTGATTGTCAGAAACTGTTCTgatatgtacaaaaatattaaatttcaaatacTAAGTTGATTTTAGGCCTAGGTCTTATGGACAACTAAATGTAACAAGCTGAATTGAATAATTGTTTCGTGTCGATTCAATAATTGTCCCGGTTGCTAGAATGATACCTTTGTGTCTAATGTAGTTTCTTTGTTCCAGGAGAGAATGTTGGTAGCTTTGACTTCCACATCAGTGATGGAGTGAACGGTAACAGTCATCCACAAAGATTTGATATACGAGCCCGGTCACTAATGTTAGAACTAGTGTGGAACCGACAACTCAACGTATACCCCGGTAGGACAGAGCAGATTACACGAGAGCATCTGTACGCTCGTACAAACGATCCTCAACAGGAGCGTCCCATTCTTTATAACCTAGCATCCCAACCTCGTAAAGGTCGCATAGTTACGATGTTTAAGGACCGTGCCGTGGAAGTACAATCATTCCAACAGGAGGATATCAACAATGGTAATATCTACTACGAACACACCAGTACAGTGTATGGCTGGTCGCAAGTCGACCTATTCTTCTTCGAGGTCTCAACTCTCTACGCAGACTCGCTCTCTGATGAGATGTTCGACATCAGTGTGTCGTATCGGCATCTAGCAGAAGGGGAGATAAGTGATCTAATTCAAGTCAGCGATATAATTGTGGGAGAAGGACAGAAGGTAGCTTTGCAGCGAGACAATCTTGATGTCTCCAGCTACCTACAACAGCTCCAACATGACGGAAGACGCGCTTCAATAGTTTACGTTCTGGATGAATTACCACAGCATGGTACGCTGGAGATTGATAATCAACCAATAAGGAGAGGACAAATATTTCAACAGGAGAAAATTGATTCTCGGAAAATAACTTACGATCATGATAACTCAGATACTGTATTAGACTCATTCTCTGTgatattaaacataaaaaatcttGATGAGGAAGACCGACGTACTGATGAAGAGATTCGATTGACAGTTAACATTACAATCGAGCCATTGAACGATGAAAGGTTTGAGGTGATAACTCGTGAGCCTGAAATCAGTGTAGTTCAGGGACTTCAGGCCTATATCACGAGCGATGATCTGAAAACTATCGACCCGGACACTCCACCACAGGAGATTGTGTATGATATAACAGCACCTCCTCAGAATGGTTTCATTTCAAATATAGGCTCTCCGGATACACCCATCTCAAGATTTTCACAAAAGGATGTTGACGACCGTCGGATAATCTTTAACCATGATGGCAGAGGTGGTAGTTCTAGTTTTAGATTGCGTGTGTCAGATGGTGCTTTTCCAGCCCTGTCTAAAGTGTTCCTTGTAAATGTTATACCCATGTCATTAGATTTTATCGGAAACAAGACCGCATGGTTATTACAGGGGCTAGACCAGGTCAGATTAGGAGCCGATGTGATCCACATCCGAACAAATGGTGTACGTGATAATGTTATGTTTAACATTACAAAACAACCAATGTATGGAGAGCTCTACAAAGGGCAGACAATCTCTTTGTCACAGTTTAGTCTGAAGGATGTAGACAGTAACTTACTGGGGTACATACAACAAGACATGTCGTCACATATGGACTATTTAATGTGTGATGTGTTCTATCCTAAAAGTGCGCTGCTGTTACGTGGCCAGAGAATCACCATTATGGTGAAACCACTAGTCAGACAGAGACCTCTGGTGGTCCGTCCGGGAACTACACCTAGGATCACTCTAAACATTCTAGATGCCAGTGAGTTAGCCAATAAGACCAACAGTAATCCCCACTTTGAAGTGATAGCTACTTCGCGATATGGTAAATTATTGTATCATATGAGGAGTAAGCGGGATACCACCGAGAGTGAAATGTTCTCCTCTATAGATAGTTTTACACACGAGGATGTGGTGTCCGGGAGGGTAATGTACCAGCCGGACAGTGGTGCAGGTAAAGACTGGAATAAGGACAGCTTCAGCTTTCTACTGACTGCTCAAGGGGTTCAACCAGCCAAGGGTAGCTTCCACATTGACATCAACACATCTACAGGGAAGGTTCCTGTGACCGGTGGTGTGACCGTGACTCCTCCTACGCCCGACTCCGACAATGGTACCGTTAGTGGAGTCACACCAAAACAACTTGAGGTGGTCAGCCCTAATGTCAGTAACGACTTTGTGATTGTAATAGCTATACTTATCCCTCTTTTAGTGCTTATAATAATTGTTGTCGTCATAGTGATTATTTTATGGAGGAAAAGACACGAAGGAGACTACTTACCGGGGGCTCAGAAATACCTGCGTCCTTATAACACTGGGTCAATGCATCAGATAGATCAGCCTCATGTTCACATAGCCCCGCAATCTCAGTCGGCCGATCAAGACCAGGCCAAACCTGATCAAACCTATTATAATGTTCCTATGGTGAATTCGACTTCCGGGGATCACACATACAATGGGTACAGTCagtcagagttatctccccatgACTGGGAGCTACAGGCCCCATTGTTAGACTCTAGTAGAACTGAGGTTAGTCCCACTGTTCCCATATGTAAGGTGACGCCTCTCGCGGGTGACGTGGACGAGAATGTCTCTCCGGAGCCGAGTGTGACGGACAAATCGACAACCAGTCTAGACCTGTACAACTGGTCATTATCAGACCCAGAGTTCATACAGCATTGTCGTACCACTACACCCGTCCTCCGGGAGAATCAATATTGGGTTTGATCGCAGAGTGATCAGACAAGGGTATGCGATCACAAGGATACATTGAGCAGTGATTAGGTCAGTGAGAATGGATTGCAGAGATAAAGGAAGACTGCTCTGCTTtgtcttaatttttttttttttatatttataaaccaTATTTTATAGATCTATGTGCGATTGTTTAAAAAGACAAACAAAATTCTAGGTATTCTAGCACATCTTtttaatacattgtaatgtgctagatataatgtttattgttggccaATGTGTTCTAAATAAACTGTTGAGATATTGGAGGGTATTTTTGGTACACTACTCCATTTTTCCTCATTTTTACtcttgtgtatatatacacaattatacGAATGGTACCTTGGTACAATTTGCCTGATGTCTGAAATTTGCTTATTCCCAGTAGATTACAAATAGCCAAAAATTgatacctggtatatatgttGCAAATCTAAAAATCTTTAGCTTTAATTGTCTTAGGAAAAGGAGGGAATTAAAAGCCTCCAGTTTTAACCAAAATGTTAACTAAGATGATTAGATGCTGCAATAGAACTTTATCAAATTGAAGAGGCTCTGATCTGAACATGACATTTACAATATTCCAAATCCCAAAGTAAAGGCAAATTTGTAGCTGAACTTTCGTAACAGCTATAACAGTTTGTACTTATAACCATTGCCCAGCAATAACCTCAGCTGGTAACCATGTATTGTTTAAATCCTACATTGTTTCATGTATCATGAAAATTTAAATCTCACTCGATAATTTTTTGAGACATTCTTTGTCCTCTAGGTAATAATCATGCGAGGCTTGAAACCACTCTGTACTCTGTATATTGATTTAATGTGCCCTCTGGTAAATTATATATTAGAGGATTTTTTGAATGATTTGGAAATATTATTTGAGGTGAAACTAACCAGCTTTGTTCATTTCCataagttatctgcccttgcatgtAGGTATTGactgtgatgtcatgtgtttgcaagcgtaacatTATACTTGTGAGAGAAAGCAATATGAGTtttattcacaaaataatgacgtcacaatatgcGGGTTTTGAGATCCAAAAAAAgacatgggtaaagtacaatttaccatcaTTTAGTCCAATCATCCGTTGATTATGACATCAACGGTAAATAGTACGTTACCCATGTCATTTTGGGATCTAGAAACCTCCGTATTGCTAACTAcctgtaagggagataactctgtaataagaTGGAATGTATACAGGAATGgcaattttttgtgttaaccCTGATATTAATCATGTAACTCTTACTGTGATTTTTCATatgtttgtctttgttttaatgagattctttttaacattttttcttgttttgaaattatatacatatgtataataacATATTGGTGTTTTGTATGTGAGCTGATAACTTGTGCAACTGAATATACTAGTCactatataatgataaatgaatATTCATTGTGTATATATGCACTTGGCTGATATTATGTGTAAACATAATCTGTGTAAGGAGGAAGTGTTTGTTTTAAAGCTTTTGAGAGACTCTgttctttaaaattttaatattaattatgtatGGTAAAGAAGTTCACACAAATATGTCATTTGTAATTCTTAATTGATGGTCTAGCTCTGTTCTTTAGTGACAATGCTATTTTGTTATCCATACTTTTAATTAGCAGTTTAAATAGTTTTTCTTGTATTAAATAGTCTTTTCCCTTTTCCTACATCTATTTGAATTCCACAGTTGAATGAAAGGATAATTTGATGTATTGTAAGAAGTATTTATACAAAGATGATGATATGAAGCCTAAAAGTTCAAACATGAATCGTTTTGGATGACAAATAAAAAGGGAAGAGTCATTGCCTTCATAGTTTGGAAATGTAAGCACAGAGAAAATATTTATACTCAGCCTACATAGAGATTGaccagtgttttgattgcgttaaaggtggcatgagcgcaatgggatacagatatattcaatgtagcgcgttaggaACTTTGGTTTGTAATAttcattaatataaattaaaaggTGCTCATTGTAGCGAGAAAAAATCACTACGGGGGGTGAAGGCGCAACGTCCTGGGTTATGGAAAATGTAAAAATTCTTGATGGAACCGGCCGTGGATTCAAAAGAATACAGAGGCCTCACTTGTAATCCAGGTAAATGTATAAAAGAGCGAGTCCAACACAATAGTTCCTTCCAGTATGCTGATTTTTTAATCAGATAGTTGTTGACATGTTTCGTACGgagaaaagtttaaaaaaaaaaaaaaaaaaaaaaaaattgaagatcTAGCTACAGCTAAGCAATTCTTTAAAGAATAATAGGGCTTAAAAGTTACAATACAAAAaagtttttgttgtttacatcTGATTGTCTTCAGTATGTAATTGTATTATGTTTTAAGTGTTATTTAATCTAATTGTTTCTCAGGAAGAGATCTGTGTTATGGTGTTGAACAGCTTTTATCTTTTGTTGATGTTTAGAGATAGATCTGGtctgtaatgattttttttagagATCTGAAATCAGTTATATTTTAACTGTAGTTAAAAAACACAACTGCTTTGTGTCACAAAACTTACGGTTGAATTGAAGTAGTATTTTATGAGTGTCTTCCATTTAACAAACCACTACAGATAATTGCACTTTTGATTTACATTAATGTTGCATTAACGTTTTATAGAAGTaaacatttttcaaaatcaactgagtatacaataataatatttgACAATTTGCATAGGTTTTAGGTTCAGAAAAGCTATGATATTTAAGATACATCATTccgatgtatacatgtagttaataaTAAGGGTTTCTCTTAGTAGGTAGGAAGGCATATTCTGTGCTTTGCAGCTACGTCAGGATCAATGTACTTGTGTAGGCCCAGGTTATTTCAGcaatatgtatttttcatatctCTTCAGTTTCTTTCTATGAAGTGGAATTGAGACACAAAAGGtttttttccagaaaacatTCTTATTTTACCTCAGGAATGTTGACACAAACTTTCTTTATCTAAACCAGGTTGTAATTGAGTCTATTATGTAATTTTCATCAGTTTATTATCTTAGTGTGTAACAAAGTTAATTTCCATTGGGGATCACAAGGGTTAAAATTATCCAAAAGAGGATTTTTTTCCTTGAATGTAAGCGTGATTGTAATATATCCTGTGAGCTTACCCATTATTATTGATATACACATGCAGAAATTCATGTATCACAATGTACAACACATGAGCTTTCTGATCAGTCcccatgtaatattttgatttttaaagtaCACAGGtagttttaaatatttcatattggtGCAGCTTTTCTTGTCAAGttctttttgttgttgattAGAAACATCTGATTAGtcttgttttgaaaaataatgtatatagaaaataGTTCAAAGTTCCTCAAATATACCTACAAAGCTAAATATTGTAAactgtatttgttttatctctttagatattgtctttttatttttgtgtcagATACAGTTACAGGATAAATACCAGTacatattttacagaaatttcCTAAAATGAACTATAGAGCCAACCGTCAAATGGAAGGCTATTTTGCCATGTTTTAGGAATTCAGGAAATAAAAACACTAATTTTGacctaaaatatttttaatattaagttgtacatacatgtagtacattTAAAACAACACTGGTGATGACAAGTGATTAAGGTTTGTCATGGTTGTAGCAAATGATTGTGATTTAGTAAAAGGGGAGACAAATCTGTATTACAAATGCTGTGATGTATAGAAATGCCTTTGTCCgtgataaataacaaatatgcaGTCAGTGTTGGTGTTAGGTAGAGATCTGTATCTACATTATTGTATGTCAGCGTTTGCCTATCAATTTGAGAATTGTCCCCGCATAACCGACAGCTGTGATGAAGGAGAGAAATTCAATGACTTCTCGTACAATTTCGTGTGTATAATTACGTCACATTTTTCTTACTACTAGTACAATAGCATATTCCTGGTAACTACAATTTTCAAAGAGGTTAAATACAATGTCCAGTTTGAAATAGTCGAAGTACACACGTCTGCTTATTGGATGTTGATTAATGTAGATCTAACAGTCAAGTAAGTGTGTTTTGTAATGATTTCTCAATCTGTTTCATGTTAATTTATAACTAATTAATACAAAGGTGAAGTGTAGGGTTTCTTTGTTTGTGTGACATAGAGTAATGTAAAAGTACTGTGAATTTTGATAGGCATCAtaagatatgtttaaatgaatggAGACTCTTGTTGTCAACGTCGAATTGGGTattgaaaaatgattaaaagttTGCAAGGTCATATGGTCCTTAAACTGAATGTCATATGATTCTGAAGTAAGTCTTGATCTGCTTGTCGAGCTAGATCATAGAAGTCATATAACCGCCAAAGGTTGATGTTTTTGTAATGAAGATAGTGCTAGCTTATCCTTCAAGTCATAATATAGACACTCTCCATCCCTTAAAGATTGGTGTGGGCATGTTGTTGTATGGTTGTATGGCCTGGAAAATCAGTGTTGGTGCTTCTTGATGTTTGTCAGCAAATTACATAGATATGTGGCAATTTGGAGGTATTATTGGCCTAAAAGTTGAGTTGTAGATATGACATAACTGTCATACGGTTTGTCATTGGATATCTATGGACGTTCGGAGGTGTTAGGGTAGTCTCGACCCATTTGGTGAATGGTGAAAGTTGTACTAATTGGAATAGTGATGGGTTATAGGCAAGTTACTTGTTCAATCCTATTGACTTTCTAGTTTTGTTTGTGTAACATTACGTCTGGGTAATGTTCCTACATTACATCAGTGCTACGTTTACACGTCAATGTAATGTTTACACATCAGCGTAATGTAACGTGTAACTTTAGAATAGGTAGTGGAAATATATCGTACAATAAATGTGTTATTGTAAACTGTGCCAAACTTTTTATTTGCAAGCTTTAAGTTACAACTTATTGTATTGTGTACTcttggatagaaaaaatattaatacatattacTCATTTTATTGGTATATATAGTCCAAGTTCTTTTTATTTGCTACTAACTACTATTATAGACATATAAACTCAGCATTGTAACTTTAACAGGCTTTAAAAGCTTACGGTGACTTATAGAAAAGTATGGATGAAGCGTGTTGGATTTTACATTGATCATTTCATGTACACAATTAATAATGTATACAACTGTACATATTTCA is a genomic window of Argopecten irradians isolate NY chromosome 10, Ai_NY, whole genome shotgun sequence containing:
- the LOC138333562 gene encoding chondroitin sulfate proteoglycan 4-like, producing MANNHAAFILVFLCLLRPSETASFYGDSHVSLPFSDASSSTSVQLRFKTRRPDGLLLLAAGTMDYLSVSLSGGVVQLRADFGSGEVVLNSRADVRLDDGRWHQVRVSRRDAVNTLQVDTNKLSAASPGQLFELNIQNAIYLGGTGGFQAPSGIDYKNFRGCMSNVVFNRYNIISAAQMLQGMEKTFKVSWDCDEEFDAMVTDPISFTTNSSFAAFPHLRSITPGTLSFELKTMSHTSLLVFNSGHVSSSTSLVAMELVERHIQLVVDRGEGEVTVKSSNIVSDGRWHQVQVQFYTDHVILMVDGEEKRGDFQPGSRDRFSLRGHMFLGGVGLHGTEKAVRRSLKSVQGEIVSSTKGCIRNIQINARPLGFPHIQISKSVSSVCEWTFPCADDPCLPQETCEAEGNTFQCTCDGDTCHRDVGDVPSQQDSTSAGRGSTEGVKLVAVQALEVKEGSQQVITTENIRVVFDHRSYGIRESGIQFHIITEPDNGRIENTLGRRRNSNVFTLLDLQGNKIFYQHEGSELPADEVILEMDVISDNENIPEELARRFAFVLPIIIIPVPDPPVLTILNNGLIRMVKTTKIPVSDTMLMVDDPDSKPNELVYTVICTTNSQGFFERYSDPDQIITTFTQQEVIDNMIWFANKGESLTSCLMSLTDGTNILKDIAIEMKGVTLTLQRTVSEGATLVHGSFVVFSQENLLVETNVPTQDLEIQYEVTQHPSYGQIQRLQLNDDRWVPTNTFAQRHINNGQVRYIHTDLTNLRGSDQFAYIVSCMDQQIRQQIFTIELESVSIDVVTSDTIRIVKGNHKKITSNELWVLTNNENVAQNEITFTLLRAPIHGHLYKAPDSIPLSRVLSNTEPLHKNSVFTLLDIEKGGLVYQLSRNYYSSRHDFMDLKIAAPGARPKIKRFHMEFVPEEQDVRFIINRLEDVIEGGQRAIERSHLYLETMDYREFEYTLVRFPKHGVLQIVDPHSTAVMKSNISRFTNEDVRNLKLVYKHDDSETNTDSFTFTALPIIKNLNQLPTQVNEISDTLEINIMMRNDNPPVRLVDKVLGVVTNQEKVITLDDLAFTDPDIDYDTDQLMYTRRGIENGEIVYTTNKTKTYQFTQKDIKDGLITFQHSGKPYSRTVIWVSDGQYYTTSLLEIQASPPEISLTRNTGLLVHNGQATPITNQNLSVETNVNIAPNNIRFVMLEEPLNGRLTVARQEVTEFTLDDLISGRVIYNHRGGGSSEDMFKFAAVAGNVQVQGQFAIRVFTKTRQHPPRIVHNEILEVMETGIATITQSILLASHPDNLPSMITFVVKTMPQYGELLVNGHSGRSSFTQADVNEGHVKYSHSRAGLEQDSFMFEVTNGMQTLRGLEFIIQAIPTTLHLNVQNLTVREGGRKVLTPSMLRLQGRYYDGKDTVYDIIQQPRQGWVEHVRARGQLQRLTSFSSDDLQQGAIFFVHDNGEMSSDQMTVKARIEDEGKESNPAIMFVIVDTINDQSPRVVVNTGLEVWRRSITVITPEVLQAEDVDTEPEFLTYSITQPTNGRVALLNNTYRPISRFTQAQINAGQVVFEHKGENVGSFDFHISDGVNGNSHPQRFDIRARSLMLELVWNRQLNVYPGRTEQITREHLYARTNDPQQERPILYNLASQPRKGRIVTMFKDRAVEVQSFQQEDINNGNIYYEHTSTVYGWSQVDLFFFEVSTLYADSLSDEMFDISVSYRHLAEGEISDLIQVSDIIVGEGQKVALQRDNLDVSSYLQQLQHDGRRASIVYVLDELPQHGTLEIDNQPIRRGQIFQQEKIDSRKITYDHDNSDTVLDSFSVILNIKNLDEEDRRTDEEIRLTVNITIEPLNDERFEVITREPEISVVQGLQAYITSDDLKTIDPDTPPQEIVYDITAPPQNGFISNIGSPDTPISRFSQKDVDDRRIIFNHDGRGGSSSFRLRVSDGAFPALSKVFLVNVIPMSLDFIGNKTAWLLQGLDQVRLGADVIHIRTNGVRDNVMFNITKQPMYGELYKGQTISLSQFSLKDVDSNLLGYIQQDMSSHMDYLMCDVFYPKSALLLRGQRITIMVKPLVRQRPLVVRPGTTPRITLNILDASELANKTNSNPHFEVIATSRYGKLLYHMRSKRDTTESEMFSSIDSFTHEDVVSGRVMYQPDSGAGKDWNKDSFSFLLTAQGVQPAKGSFHIDINTSTGKVPVTGGVTVTPPTPDSDNGTVSGVTPKQLEVVSPNVSNDFVIVIAILIPLLVLIIIVVVIVIILWRKRHEGDYLPGAQKYLRPYNTGSMHQIDQPHVHIAPQSQSADQDQAKPDQTYYNVPMVNSTSGDHTYNGYSQSELSPHDWELQAPLLDSSRTEVSPTVPICKVTPLAGDVDENVSPEPSVTDKSTTSLDLYNWSLSDPEFIQHCRTTTPVLRENQYWV